A DNA window from Ictalurus punctatus breed USDA103 chromosome 11, Coco_2.0, whole genome shotgun sequence contains the following coding sequences:
- the evi5b gene encoding EVI5-like protein isoform X6, translated as MALRHDSHYTDIDNPVQGLLETDSKSLRSVNGSRRNSGSSLVSSSSASSNLSHLEEDTWILWGRIVNEWEEVRKKKEKQLKELVRKGIPHHFRAIVWQLLCSAQNLPIKDQYSELLKMTSPCEKLIRRDIARTYPEHEFFKEKDSLGQEVLFNVMKAYSLVDREVGYCQGSAFIVGLLLMQMPEEEAFCVFVKLMQDYRLRELFKPSMAELGLCMYQFEYMIQEQLPELHIHFQAQSFHTSMYASSWFLTIFLTSFPLPVATRIFDIFMCEGLEIVFRVGLAILQMNQAELIQLDMEGMLQYFQKVIPHQLDSGPDKVIQVAYQVKYNAKKMKKLEKEYTTIKTKEMEEQVEIKRLRTENRLLKQRIDTLEKESASLADRLIQGQVTRAQEAEENYLVKRELATVKQQSEEVSTQLEQAQSTIRELQQQLQPSAKGNPRYSEETLLQLERELVQARLKEAESQCALKEMQDKILDMEKRNMSLPDESNVVRLQEELIAVKIREAEALTGLKELRQQVRDLEEHWQKHLARTAGRWKDSPRKNSANELQDELMSVRLREAEAQAELRETRQRLLELETQNQIHSNQLRRAEQETRSLHDRLQILSTQNKMLHSELQESKRKQAEIECKNKEEVMAVRLREADNMAAMAELQQQISELEIQKEEGRVQGHLNNTDSNQYIRDLKDQIAELKDEVRCLKGQRGLLDRTNFDRIHLVNHYGGDNESYQSSDEDGVKLPLKVTPCQGGGRIKLHPQLGDTDSDEDGESLRLMVPSSSSHKSTTV; from the exons ATGGCACTGAGACACGACAGCCACTACACTGATATCGACAATCCAGTACAagg GTTGTTGGAGACGGACAGTAAATCCCTGCGCTCGGTGAACGGCTCTCGGAGGAACAGCGGCTCCTCGCTGGTGTCCAGCTCCTCTGCCTCTTCCAACCTCTCGCACCTGGAGGAGGACACGTGGATCTTATGGGGGCGCATCGTCAACGAGTGGGAGGAGGTGCGCAAGAAAAAGGAGAAACAGCTGAAG GAACTGGTCAGGAAGGGCATCCCGCATCACTTCCGGGCGATAGTGTGGCAGCTTCTCTGTAGTGCCCAGAATCTACCCATAAAGGACCAATACTCAGAGCTGCTGAAGATGACGTCACCCTGCGAGAAGCTGATCCGCAGAGACATCGCCCGCACATACCCCGAGCACGAGTTCTTCAAAGAAAAGGACAGCCTGGGCCAGGAGGTGCTCTTTAACGTCATGAAG GCCTACTCACTGGTGGACAGGGAAGTGGGATACTGCCAGGGGAGTGCGTTCATCGTCGGCTTGCTGCTCATGCAG atGCCAGAAGAGGAggcattctgtgtgtttgtaaagCTCATGCAGGATTACCGTCTGAGGGAACTGTTCAAACCCAGCATGGCGGAATTGGGTCTCTGCATGTACCAGTTTGAATATATGATTCAG GAGCAGCTGCCTGAGCTGCACATTCATTTCCAGGCCCAGAGTTTCCACACCTCCATGTACGCGTCATCCTGGTTCCTCACCATCTTTCTCACCTCCTTTCCTCTCCCCGTCGCTACAAGGATTTTCGATATATTTATGTGTGAG GGTTTGGAGATAGTGTTCCGTGTCGGTCTGGCCATCCTTCAGATGAATCAAGCAGAGCTCATCCAGTTGGACATGGAGGGCATGTTACAG TACTTTCAGAAAGTCATCCCTCATCAATTGGACAGCGGACCAGACAAAGTGATCCAGGTCGCCTATCAAGTCAAGTACAATGCCAAGAAGATGAAAAA gTTAGAGAAGGAGTACACTACTATAAAAACCAAGGAAATGGAGGAACAGGTGGAGATAAAG AGACTTCGGACCGAGAACAGGCTGCTGAAGCAGAGGATTGACACTCTGGAGAAA GAAAGTGCTTCCTTGGCAGATAGATTGATCCAG GGTCAAGTGACCCGAGCCCAGGAGGCCGAGGAGAATTACCTGGTCAAGCGGGAGCTGGCCACGGTGAAACAGCAGAGCGAGGAGGTCAGCACACAGCTCGAGCAGGCCCAAAGCACCATCAGAGAACTCCAACAGCAGCTGCAGCCCTCTGCG AAGGGGAACCCGCGCTACTCTGAAGAGACCCTCCTGCAGTTGGAGAGAGAGCTGGTCCAGGCTCGACTCAAAGAGGCCGAGTCTCAGTGCGCCCTCAAAGAGATGCAGGACAAAATCCTTGACATGGAGAAG AGGAACATGTCACTGCCAGATGAGAGTAACGTGGTGCGTCTTCAGGAGGAGCTGATTGCTGTAAAGATAAGGGAGGCCGAGGCTCTGACAGGCCTCAAGGAGCTGAGACAGCAAGTCAGAGATCTGGAGGAGCATTGGcag AAGCACTTGGCACGGACAGCTGGCCGCTGGAAGGACAGTCCACGGAAAAACTCGGCAAATGAACTCCAGGATGAGCTAATGAGCGTGAGACTTCGAGAGGCAGAGGCCCAAGCTGAGCTCCGTGAGACCAGGCAGAGACTGCTGGAACTGGAGACAcag AATCAAATCCATAGCAACCAGTTGCGGCGAGCTGAGCAAGAGACGCGCAGTTTGCATGATCGTTTGCAGATTTTGAGCACACAGAATAAAATGCTCCACTCGGAGCTGCAGGAGTCCAAACGCAAGCAGGCAGAGATTGAGTGTAAG aATAAAGAGGAGGTGATGGCAGTGAGATTAAGAGAGGCCGataacatggctgccatggctGAACTCCAGCAGCAGATCTCTGAATTGGAGATTCAG AAGGAAGAAGGGAGAGTACAGGGACACCTGAACAACACGGATTCCAACCAGTACATCCGAGACCTCAAAGACCAGATCGCAGAACTCAAGGATGAG GTCCGCTGTTTAAAAGGGCAGAGGGGCTTACTCGACCGCACCAATTTTGATAGGATCCACCTCGTCAATCACTACGGAGGGGACAACGAGTCATACCAGTCCTCGGATGAAGACGGTGTGAAGCTACCGCTTAAAGTGACCCCCTGTCAAGGTGGCGGCCGCATCAAACTCCACCCCCAGCTGGGAGATACGGACAGCGATGAAGACGGAGAGAGTCTGAGGCTTATGGTGCCTTCCAGCAGCAGCCATAAGAGCACCACTGTGTGA
- the evi5b gene encoding EVI5-like protein isoform X4, with translation MASQVAAPSSLHTVVGSSTISLSSPGLSPSTPSSTQLSPDEVELLAKLEEQNRLLETDSKSLRSVNGSRRNSGSSLVSSSSASSNLSHLEEDTWILWGRIVNEWEEVRKKKEKQLKELVRKGIPHHFRAIVWQLLCSAQNLPIKDQYSELLKMTSPCEKLIRRDIARTYPEHEFFKEKDSLGQEVLFNVMKAYSLVDREVGYCQGSAFIVGLLLMQMPEEEAFCVFVKLMQDYRLRELFKPSMAELGLCMYQFEYMIQEQLPELHIHFQAQSFHTSMYASSWFLTIFLTSFPLPVATRIFDIFMCEGLEIVFRVGLAILQMNQAELIQLDMEGMLQYFQKVIPHQLDSGPDKVIQVAYQVKYNAKKMKKLEKEYTTIKTKEMEEQVEIKRLRTENRLLKQRIDTLEKESASLADRLIQGQVTRAQEAEENYLVKRELATVKQQSEEVSTQLEQAQSTIRELQQQLQPSAKGNPRYSEETLLQLERELVQARLKEAESQCALKEMQDKILDMEKRNMSLPDESNVVRLQEELIAVKIREAEALTGLKELRQQVRDLEEHWQKHLARTAGRWKDSPRKNSANELQDELMSVRLREAEAQAELRETRQRLLELETQNQIHSNQLRRAEQETRSLHDRLQILSTQNKMLHSELQESKRKQAEIECKNKEEVMAVRLREADNMAAMAELQQQISELEIQKEEGRVQGHLNNTDSNQYIRDLKDQIAELKDEVRCLKGQRGLLDRTNFDRIHLVNHYGGDNESYQSSDEDGVKLPLKVTPCQGGGRIKLHPQLGDTDSDEDGESLRLMVPSSSSHKSTTV, from the exons GTTGTTGGAGACGGACAGTAAATCCCTGCGCTCGGTGAACGGCTCTCGGAGGAACAGCGGCTCCTCGCTGGTGTCCAGCTCCTCTGCCTCTTCCAACCTCTCGCACCTGGAGGAGGACACGTGGATCTTATGGGGGCGCATCGTCAACGAGTGGGAGGAGGTGCGCAAGAAAAAGGAGAAACAGCTGAAG GAACTGGTCAGGAAGGGCATCCCGCATCACTTCCGGGCGATAGTGTGGCAGCTTCTCTGTAGTGCCCAGAATCTACCCATAAAGGACCAATACTCAGAGCTGCTGAAGATGACGTCACCCTGCGAGAAGCTGATCCGCAGAGACATCGCCCGCACATACCCCGAGCACGAGTTCTTCAAAGAAAAGGACAGCCTGGGCCAGGAGGTGCTCTTTAACGTCATGAAG GCCTACTCACTGGTGGACAGGGAAGTGGGATACTGCCAGGGGAGTGCGTTCATCGTCGGCTTGCTGCTCATGCAG atGCCAGAAGAGGAggcattctgtgtgtttgtaaagCTCATGCAGGATTACCGTCTGAGGGAACTGTTCAAACCCAGCATGGCGGAATTGGGTCTCTGCATGTACCAGTTTGAATATATGATTCAG GAGCAGCTGCCTGAGCTGCACATTCATTTCCAGGCCCAGAGTTTCCACACCTCCATGTACGCGTCATCCTGGTTCCTCACCATCTTTCTCACCTCCTTTCCTCTCCCCGTCGCTACAAGGATTTTCGATATATTTATGTGTGAG GGTTTGGAGATAGTGTTCCGTGTCGGTCTGGCCATCCTTCAGATGAATCAAGCAGAGCTCATCCAGTTGGACATGGAGGGCATGTTACAG TACTTTCAGAAAGTCATCCCTCATCAATTGGACAGCGGACCAGACAAAGTGATCCAGGTCGCCTATCAAGTCAAGTACAATGCCAAGAAGATGAAAAA gTTAGAGAAGGAGTACACTACTATAAAAACCAAGGAAATGGAGGAACAGGTGGAGATAAAG AGACTTCGGACCGAGAACAGGCTGCTGAAGCAGAGGATTGACACTCTGGAGAAA GAAAGTGCTTCCTTGGCAGATAGATTGATCCAG GGTCAAGTGACCCGAGCCCAGGAGGCCGAGGAGAATTACCTGGTCAAGCGGGAGCTGGCCACGGTGAAACAGCAGAGCGAGGAGGTCAGCACACAGCTCGAGCAGGCCCAAAGCACCATCAGAGAACTCCAACAGCAGCTGCAGCCCTCTGCG AAGGGGAACCCGCGCTACTCTGAAGAGACCCTCCTGCAGTTGGAGAGAGAGCTGGTCCAGGCTCGACTCAAAGAGGCCGAGTCTCAGTGCGCCCTCAAAGAGATGCAGGACAAAATCCTTGACATGGAGAAG AGGAACATGTCACTGCCAGATGAGAGTAACGTGGTGCGTCTTCAGGAGGAGCTGATTGCTGTAAAGATAAGGGAGGCCGAGGCTCTGACAGGCCTCAAGGAGCTGAGACAGCAAGTCAGAGATCTGGAGGAGCATTGGcag AAGCACTTGGCACGGACAGCTGGCCGCTGGAAGGACAGTCCACGGAAAAACTCGGCAAATGAACTCCAGGATGAGCTAATGAGCGTGAGACTTCGAGAGGCAGAGGCCCAAGCTGAGCTCCGTGAGACCAGGCAGAGACTGCTGGAACTGGAGACAcag AATCAAATCCATAGCAACCAGTTGCGGCGAGCTGAGCAAGAGACGCGCAGTTTGCATGATCGTTTGCAGATTTTGAGCACACAGAATAAAATGCTCCACTCGGAGCTGCAGGAGTCCAAACGCAAGCAGGCAGAGATTGAGTGTAAG aATAAAGAGGAGGTGATGGCAGTGAGATTAAGAGAGGCCGataacatggctgccatggctGAACTCCAGCAGCAGATCTCTGAATTGGAGATTCAG AAGGAAGAAGGGAGAGTACAGGGACACCTGAACAACACGGATTCCAACCAGTACATCCGAGACCTCAAAGACCAGATCGCAGAACTCAAGGATGAG GTCCGCTGTTTAAAAGGGCAGAGGGGCTTACTCGACCGCACCAATTTTGATAGGATCCACCTCGTCAATCACTACGGAGGGGACAACGAGTCATACCAGTCCTCGGATGAAGACGGTGTGAAGCTACCGCTTAAAGTGACCCCCTGTCAAGGTGGCGGCCGCATCAAACTCCACCCCCAGCTGGGAGATACGGACAGCGATGAAGACGGAGAGAGTCTGAGGCTTATGGTGCCTTCCAGCAGCAGCCATAAGAGCACCACTGTGTGA
- the evi5b gene encoding EVI5-like protein isoform X1 has protein sequence MVATDKVAGKLSSTLSWVKNSVSHTVSQMASQVAAPSSLHTVVGSSTISLSSPGLSPSTPSSTQLSPDEVELLAKLEEQNRLLETDSKSLRSVNGSRRNSGSSLVSSSSASSNLSHLEEDTWILWGRIVNEWEEVRKKKEKQLKELVRKGIPHHFRAIVWQLLCSAQNLPIKDQYSELLKMTSPCEKLIRRDIARTYPEHEFFKEKDSLGQEVLFNVMKAYSLVDREVGYCQGSAFIVGLLLMQMPEEEAFCVFVKLMQDYRLRELFKPSMAELGLCMYQFEYMIQEQLPELHIHFQAQSFHTSMYASSWFLTIFLTSFPLPVATRIFDIFMCEGLEIVFRVGLAILQMNQAELIQLDMEGMLQYFQKVIPHQLDSGPDKVIQVAYQVKYNAKKMKKLEKEYTTIKTKEMEEQVEIKRLRTENRLLKQRIDTLEKESASLADRLIQGQVTRAQEAEENYLVKRELATVKQQSEEVSTQLEQAQSTIRELQQQLQPSAKGNPRYSEETLLQLERELVQARLKEAESQCALKEMQDKILDMEKRNMSLPDESNVVRLQEELIAVKIREAEALTGLKELRQQVRDLEEHWQKHLARTAGRWKDSPRKNSANELQDELMSVRLREAEAQAELRETRQRLLELETQNQIHSNQLRRAEQETRSLHDRLQILSTQNKMLHSELQESKRKQAEIECKNKEEVMAVRLREADNMAAMAELQQQISELEIQKEEGRVQGHLNNTDSNQYIRDLKDQIAELKDEVRCLKGQRGLLDRTNFDRIHLVNHYGGDNESYQSSDEDGVKLPLKVTPCQGGGRIKLHPQLGDTDSDEDGESLRLMVPSSSSHKSTTV, from the exons GTTGTTGGAGACGGACAGTAAATCCCTGCGCTCGGTGAACGGCTCTCGGAGGAACAGCGGCTCCTCGCTGGTGTCCAGCTCCTCTGCCTCTTCCAACCTCTCGCACCTGGAGGAGGACACGTGGATCTTATGGGGGCGCATCGTCAACGAGTGGGAGGAGGTGCGCAAGAAAAAGGAGAAACAGCTGAAG GAACTGGTCAGGAAGGGCATCCCGCATCACTTCCGGGCGATAGTGTGGCAGCTTCTCTGTAGTGCCCAGAATCTACCCATAAAGGACCAATACTCAGAGCTGCTGAAGATGACGTCACCCTGCGAGAAGCTGATCCGCAGAGACATCGCCCGCACATACCCCGAGCACGAGTTCTTCAAAGAAAAGGACAGCCTGGGCCAGGAGGTGCTCTTTAACGTCATGAAG GCCTACTCACTGGTGGACAGGGAAGTGGGATACTGCCAGGGGAGTGCGTTCATCGTCGGCTTGCTGCTCATGCAG atGCCAGAAGAGGAggcattctgtgtgtttgtaaagCTCATGCAGGATTACCGTCTGAGGGAACTGTTCAAACCCAGCATGGCGGAATTGGGTCTCTGCATGTACCAGTTTGAATATATGATTCAG GAGCAGCTGCCTGAGCTGCACATTCATTTCCAGGCCCAGAGTTTCCACACCTCCATGTACGCGTCATCCTGGTTCCTCACCATCTTTCTCACCTCCTTTCCTCTCCCCGTCGCTACAAGGATTTTCGATATATTTATGTGTGAG GGTTTGGAGATAGTGTTCCGTGTCGGTCTGGCCATCCTTCAGATGAATCAAGCAGAGCTCATCCAGTTGGACATGGAGGGCATGTTACAG TACTTTCAGAAAGTCATCCCTCATCAATTGGACAGCGGACCAGACAAAGTGATCCAGGTCGCCTATCAAGTCAAGTACAATGCCAAGAAGATGAAAAA gTTAGAGAAGGAGTACACTACTATAAAAACCAAGGAAATGGAGGAACAGGTGGAGATAAAG AGACTTCGGACCGAGAACAGGCTGCTGAAGCAGAGGATTGACACTCTGGAGAAA GAAAGTGCTTCCTTGGCAGATAGATTGATCCAG GGTCAAGTGACCCGAGCCCAGGAGGCCGAGGAGAATTACCTGGTCAAGCGGGAGCTGGCCACGGTGAAACAGCAGAGCGAGGAGGTCAGCACACAGCTCGAGCAGGCCCAAAGCACCATCAGAGAACTCCAACAGCAGCTGCAGCCCTCTGCG AAGGGGAACCCGCGCTACTCTGAAGAGACCCTCCTGCAGTTGGAGAGAGAGCTGGTCCAGGCTCGACTCAAAGAGGCCGAGTCTCAGTGCGCCCTCAAAGAGATGCAGGACAAAATCCTTGACATGGAGAAG AGGAACATGTCACTGCCAGATGAGAGTAACGTGGTGCGTCTTCAGGAGGAGCTGATTGCTGTAAAGATAAGGGAGGCCGAGGCTCTGACAGGCCTCAAGGAGCTGAGACAGCAAGTCAGAGATCTGGAGGAGCATTGGcag AAGCACTTGGCACGGACAGCTGGCCGCTGGAAGGACAGTCCACGGAAAAACTCGGCAAATGAACTCCAGGATGAGCTAATGAGCGTGAGACTTCGAGAGGCAGAGGCCCAAGCTGAGCTCCGTGAGACCAGGCAGAGACTGCTGGAACTGGAGACAcag AATCAAATCCATAGCAACCAGTTGCGGCGAGCTGAGCAAGAGACGCGCAGTTTGCATGATCGTTTGCAGATTTTGAGCACACAGAATAAAATGCTCCACTCGGAGCTGCAGGAGTCCAAACGCAAGCAGGCAGAGATTGAGTGTAAG aATAAAGAGGAGGTGATGGCAGTGAGATTAAGAGAGGCCGataacatggctgccatggctGAACTCCAGCAGCAGATCTCTGAATTGGAGATTCAG AAGGAAGAAGGGAGAGTACAGGGACACCTGAACAACACGGATTCCAACCAGTACATCCGAGACCTCAAAGACCAGATCGCAGAACTCAAGGATGAG GTCCGCTGTTTAAAAGGGCAGAGGGGCTTACTCGACCGCACCAATTTTGATAGGATCCACCTCGTCAATCACTACGGAGGGGACAACGAGTCATACCAGTCCTCGGATGAAGACGGTGTGAAGCTACCGCTTAAAGTGACCCCCTGTCAAGGTGGCGGCCGCATCAAACTCCACCCCCAGCTGGGAGATACGGACAGCGATGAAGACGGAGAGAGTCTGAGGCTTATGGTGCCTTCCAGCAGCAGCCATAAGAGCACCACTGTGTGA
- the evi5b gene encoding EVI5-like protein isoform X3: protein MVATDKVAGKLSSTLSWVKNSVSHTVSQMASQVAAPSSLHTVVGSSTISLSSPGLSPSTPSSTQLSPDEVELLAKLEEQNRLLETDSKSLRSVNGSRRNSGSSLVSSSSASSNLSHLEEDTWILWGRIVNEWEEVRKKKEKQLKELVRKGIPHHFRAIVWQLLCSAQNLPIKDQYSELLKMTSPCEKLIRRDIARTYPEHEFFKEKDSLGQEVLFNVMKAYSLVDREVGYCQGSAFIVGLLLMQMPEEEAFCVFVKLMQDYRLRELFKPSMAELGLCMYQFEYMIQEQLPELHIHFQAQSFHTSMYASSWFLTIFLTSFPLPVATRIFDIFMCEGLEIVFRVGLAILQMNQAELIQLDMEGMLQYFQKVIPHQLDSGPDKVIQVAYQVKYNAKKMKKLEKEYTTIKTKEMEEQVEIKRLRTENRLLKQRIDTLEKESASLADRLIQGQVTRAQEAEENYLVKRELATVKQQSEEVSTQLEQAQSTIRELQQQLQPSAKGNPRYSEETLLQLERELVQARLKEAESQCALKEMQDKILDMEKRNMSLPDESNVVRLQEELIAVKIREAEALTGLKELRQQVRDLEEHWQKHLARTAGRWKDSPRKNSANELQDELMSVRLREAEAQAELRETRQRLLELETQNQIHSNQLRRAEQETRSLHDRLQILSTQNKMLHSELQESKRKQAEIECKNKEEVMAVRLREADNMAAMAELQQQISELEIQKEEGRVQGHLNNTDSNQYIRDLKDQIAELKDELLRMPLTKEERIEIILMDGSGSCREVVMDFNRKHCKHITQDTAAKLINKFKKDWMCFGPTEKKWTSTNIH, encoded by the exons GTTGTTGGAGACGGACAGTAAATCCCTGCGCTCGGTGAACGGCTCTCGGAGGAACAGCGGCTCCTCGCTGGTGTCCAGCTCCTCTGCCTCTTCCAACCTCTCGCACCTGGAGGAGGACACGTGGATCTTATGGGGGCGCATCGTCAACGAGTGGGAGGAGGTGCGCAAGAAAAAGGAGAAACAGCTGAAG GAACTGGTCAGGAAGGGCATCCCGCATCACTTCCGGGCGATAGTGTGGCAGCTTCTCTGTAGTGCCCAGAATCTACCCATAAAGGACCAATACTCAGAGCTGCTGAAGATGACGTCACCCTGCGAGAAGCTGATCCGCAGAGACATCGCCCGCACATACCCCGAGCACGAGTTCTTCAAAGAAAAGGACAGCCTGGGCCAGGAGGTGCTCTTTAACGTCATGAAG GCCTACTCACTGGTGGACAGGGAAGTGGGATACTGCCAGGGGAGTGCGTTCATCGTCGGCTTGCTGCTCATGCAG atGCCAGAAGAGGAggcattctgtgtgtttgtaaagCTCATGCAGGATTACCGTCTGAGGGAACTGTTCAAACCCAGCATGGCGGAATTGGGTCTCTGCATGTACCAGTTTGAATATATGATTCAG GAGCAGCTGCCTGAGCTGCACATTCATTTCCAGGCCCAGAGTTTCCACACCTCCATGTACGCGTCATCCTGGTTCCTCACCATCTTTCTCACCTCCTTTCCTCTCCCCGTCGCTACAAGGATTTTCGATATATTTATGTGTGAG GGTTTGGAGATAGTGTTCCGTGTCGGTCTGGCCATCCTTCAGATGAATCAAGCAGAGCTCATCCAGTTGGACATGGAGGGCATGTTACAG TACTTTCAGAAAGTCATCCCTCATCAATTGGACAGCGGACCAGACAAAGTGATCCAGGTCGCCTATCAAGTCAAGTACAATGCCAAGAAGATGAAAAA gTTAGAGAAGGAGTACACTACTATAAAAACCAAGGAAATGGAGGAACAGGTGGAGATAAAG AGACTTCGGACCGAGAACAGGCTGCTGAAGCAGAGGATTGACACTCTGGAGAAA GAAAGTGCTTCCTTGGCAGATAGATTGATCCAG GGTCAAGTGACCCGAGCCCAGGAGGCCGAGGAGAATTACCTGGTCAAGCGGGAGCTGGCCACGGTGAAACAGCAGAGCGAGGAGGTCAGCACACAGCTCGAGCAGGCCCAAAGCACCATCAGAGAACTCCAACAGCAGCTGCAGCCCTCTGCG AAGGGGAACCCGCGCTACTCTGAAGAGACCCTCCTGCAGTTGGAGAGAGAGCTGGTCCAGGCTCGACTCAAAGAGGCCGAGTCTCAGTGCGCCCTCAAAGAGATGCAGGACAAAATCCTTGACATGGAGAAG AGGAACATGTCACTGCCAGATGAGAGTAACGTGGTGCGTCTTCAGGAGGAGCTGATTGCTGTAAAGATAAGGGAGGCCGAGGCTCTGACAGGCCTCAAGGAGCTGAGACAGCAAGTCAGAGATCTGGAGGAGCATTGGcag AAGCACTTGGCACGGACAGCTGGCCGCTGGAAGGACAGTCCACGGAAAAACTCGGCAAATGAACTCCAGGATGAGCTAATGAGCGTGAGACTTCGAGAGGCAGAGGCCCAAGCTGAGCTCCGTGAGACCAGGCAGAGACTGCTGGAACTGGAGACAcag AATCAAATCCATAGCAACCAGTTGCGGCGAGCTGAGCAAGAGACGCGCAGTTTGCATGATCGTTTGCAGATTTTGAGCACACAGAATAAAATGCTCCACTCGGAGCTGCAGGAGTCCAAACGCAAGCAGGCAGAGATTGAGTGTAAG aATAAAGAGGAGGTGATGGCAGTGAGATTAAGAGAGGCCGataacatggctgccatggctGAACTCCAGCAGCAGATCTCTGAATTGGAGATTCAG AAGGAAGAAGGGAGAGTACAGGGACACCTGAACAACACGGATTCCAACCAGTACATCCGAGACCTCAAAGACCAGATCGCAGAACTCAAGGATGAG cttttaagaatgcctttgacaaaagaagaacgtattgaaatcattctcatggatggatcaggaagctgtcgtgaggttgtgatggactttaacaggaaacattgcaagcacatcacacaagACACTGCTgctaaacttattaacaaattcaaaaaagaCTGGATGTGTTtcggaccaaccgagaagaagtggacgtccacgaacatccactga